In one Roseburia intestinalis L1-82 genomic region, the following are encoded:
- a CDS encoding mechanosensitive ion channel family protein — protein MLAENVEGIANATETVEMLNQAQENLQEVAKNPGIVGTWLQGLIPDLLNFAFQVVVSIIIYIVGSKIINLILKMFRKSMERRDVDTGVRQFVLPLIKYALYLVLIFIIMGLFGIATTSAVAVLGSAGVAVGLALQGSLSNFAGGVLILLLKPFRVGDYIIEHSGGKEGTVTEISIFYTKLLTIDNKVVMVPNGTLSNSSITNVSTMEKRRVDLVVGIAYEADIRTAKEVLYSVAEAEEARLPEEEILVFVDELGDSSVNMGVRIWVKTEDYWSARWRLTENIKYALDSHNISIPYPQMDVQIKQ, from the coding sequence ATGCTGGCAGAAAATGTAGAAGGAATCGCAAATGCAACTGAGACCGTCGAAATGTTAAACCAGGCGCAGGAAAACTTACAGGAGGTTGCGAAGAACCCTGGAATCGTAGGCACATGGCTGCAGGGTCTGATCCCGGATCTTTTGAATTTTGCATTTCAGGTTGTAGTTTCGATTATCATTTATATTGTCGGAAGCAAGATCATTAACCTGATCTTAAAAATGTTCCGCAAATCCATGGAACGCAGAGATGTCGATACCGGTGTCAGACAGTTTGTACTGCCATTGATCAAATACGCACTATATCTGGTACTGATCTTTATTATCATGGGACTGTTTGGAATTGCAACCACCTCGGCAGTGGCAGTGCTTGGTTCTGCTGGTGTGGCAGTCGGTCTGGCATTACAGGGCAGCCTTTCAAATTTTGCGGGTGGTGTGCTGATCTTATTGTTAAAACCTTTCCGTGTCGGAGATTACATTATAGAACATTCCGGCGGGAAAGAGGGTACGGTAACAGAGATCTCCATTTTCTATACGAAACTGCTCACCATTGACAACAAAGTGGTCATGGTACCAAACGGTACACTCTCTAACAGCAGCATCACGAATGTTTCCACCATGGAGAAACGCCGTGTGGATCTGGTAGTAGGCATTGCATATGAAGCAGATATCAGAACTGCAAAAGAAGTGTTGTATTCTGTTGCAGAAGCGGAGGAGGCAAGACTGCCGGAAGAAGAGATTCTTGTATTTGTGGATGAACTCGGAGATTCTTCCGTAAACATGGGTGTGCGTATCTGGGTAAAAACAGAGGACTACTGGTCTGCAAGGTGGCGCCTGACCGAGAATATCAAGTATGCGCTTGACAGTCACAATATTTCCATTCCATATCCTCAGATGGATGTGCAGATCAAACAGTAA
- the recO gene encoding DNA repair protein RecO — MGQNIVVTGMVLKVMPIGDYDRRITLLTKERGKITAFAKGARRPNSALVAAATPFSFGEFEMFEGRSSYTVVRASIQNYFREVQEELEATYYGCYFLEFADYYCQENNDEREMLKLLYQSLRALTSAAYDKRLVRFIFELKAMAVNGEAPNVFSCVRCGEKENLRWFVTRRGGCICETCKKKDPSPEESGRFLLEESTLYTMQYIISARVEKLYTFSVSDSVLRQLLAIMKSYRAVYLDHSFQTLKMLEGLFTG, encoded by the coding sequence ATGGGACAGAATATCGTAGTGACCGGGATGGTCTTAAAGGTAATGCCGATTGGCGATTATGACAGAAGAATCACGCTGCTGACAAAGGAACGGGGCAAGATCACCGCATTTGCAAAGGGTGCAAGAAGACCAAACAGTGCACTTGTTGCTGCGGCAACCCCGTTTTCCTTTGGAGAATTTGAAATGTTTGAGGGAAGAAGTTCCTACACCGTAGTCAGGGCATCCATTCAGAACTATTTCAGGGAAGTTCAGGAAGAACTTGAAGCTACATATTATGGGTGTTATTTTCTGGAATTTGCCGATTATTACTGTCAGGAAAACAATGATGAACGGGAAATGTTAAAGCTGCTTTATCAGTCACTCAGGGCATTGACGAGCGCTGCCTATGATAAGAGGCTGGTCCGCTTTATTTTTGAACTGAAGGCGATGGCTGTCAACGGCGAGGCGCCAAACGTTTTTTCCTGTGTCAGATGTGGTGAAAAAGAAAATTTGCGCTGGTTTGTGACAAGGCGTGGCGGATGTATCTGTGAAACGTGTAAAAAAAAGGATCCGTCACCGGAGGAATCCGGCAGGTTTTTACTGGAAGAGTCGACGCTTTACACAATGCAGTACATCATTTCGGCAAGGGTGGAAAAACTGTATACTTTTTCCGTCAGTGACAGTGTGTTAAGACAGCTGCTGGCGATCATGAAAAGTTACCGTGCAGTTTATCTGGATCATTCGTTTCAGACGCTGAAAATGTTGGAGGGACTATTTACTGGTTGA
- a CDS encoding DUF1015 domain-containing protein — MADIRPFMSIRPEKGKAAKIAALPYDVYNRKEATVEVEKNPESFLKIDRAETGYPLSVDMYDEKVYQRAHDLLWGMVEDGSFIRDQKKCYYIYELTMNGRTQTGITACASIDDYLNGVIKKHENTRAEKEADRIHHVDACNAQTGPIFLAYRSNPVINEIVEKVKAGEAEYDFTSEDGIRHRVFEISDDDKIAAISQAFENMADIYIADGHHRAASAVKVGLKRREEHPDYDGTEEFNYFLSVLFPDDQLMIMDYNRVVKDLNGYSFQSFYKEMKKRFDVTEITDQKEKRPQEKGSFTMYMEGHWFLCKFREDDLAAVADDPVKSLDVSMLQDLLLHPVLGIGDPKTDGRIDFVGGIRGMDELVRRCEEDCSVAFAMYPTSITELFSVADAGKLMPPKSTWFEPKLRSGLFIHSLE, encoded by the coding sequence ATGGCAGATATCAGACCGTTTATGAGCATCAGACCAGAAAAAGGGAAGGCAGCTAAAATCGCTGCCCTCCCTTATGATGTTTATAACAGAAAAGAAGCAACTGTGGAAGTGGAGAAAAATCCGGAATCTTTTTTAAAGATTGATCGTGCGGAGACAGGCTATCCGCTTTCTGTGGATATGTATGATGAAAAGGTGTATCAGAGAGCACATGATCTGTTGTGGGGGATGGTAGAGGATGGTTCTTTTATCCGCGATCAGAAAAAATGTTACTATATTTATGAACTTACGATGAATGGACGCACACAGACAGGGATTACGGCGTGTGCATCGATCGATGATTATTTAAATGGCGTCATCAAAAAGCATGAGAACACCAGAGCAGAAAAGGAAGCAGACCGTATTCATCATGTGGATGCCTGTAATGCGCAGACCGGACCTATCTTTTTAGCATACCGCTCGAATCCGGTGATCAATGAGATCGTGGAGAAAGTCAAAGCAGGAGAGGCAGAGTATGACTTTACATCGGAGGATGGAATCAGACACCGTGTGTTTGAGATCAGTGACGATGATAAAATTGCAGCAATCTCACAGGCATTTGAAAACATGGCAGATATCTATATCGCAGACGGTCATCACCGTGCTGCTTCCGCAGTAAAAGTCGGTTTGAAACGAAGAGAAGAACATCCGGACTATGATGGAACGGAAGAATTTAATTATTTCCTGTCCGTGTTATTCCCGGACGACCAGCTTATGATCATGGATTATAACCGTGTGGTCAAGGATTTAAACGGATACTCTTTCCAGAGTTTTTACAAGGAAATGAAAAAACGCTTTGACGTGACGGAGATCACAGATCAGAAAGAAAAGAGACCGCAGGAAAAAGGCAGCTTTACCATGTATATGGAAGGACACTGGTTCCTTTGTAAGTTCCGGGAGGACGATCTTGCCGCAGTGGCAGATGATCCGGTAAAAAGTTTAGATGTATCAATGTTACAAGACCTTCTGCTTCATCCGGTACTCGGCATCGGAGATCCGAAAACAGATGGAAGAATCGACTTTGTAGGAGGAATCCGCGGCATGGACGAACTGGTCAGACGCTGTGAGGAAGACTGTTCCGTTGCATTTGCCATGTATCCGACCTCGATCACAGAGCTCTTCTCCGTCGCAGATGCCGGAAAACTCATGCCTCCAAAATCTACCTGGTTTGAGCCGAAGCTCCGCAGCGGTCTGTTCATTCATTCTTTAGAATAA
- the era gene encoding GTPase Era, with the protein MKENFKSGFVTIIGRPNVGKSTLMNHLIGQKIAITSNKPQTTRNRIQTVYTDMERGQIVFLDTPGIHKAKNKLGEYMVNTAEHTLNEVDVILWLVEPSNFIGAGEQHIIEQLKKTKTPVILVINKVDTVSRDKILEFIDTYRKVYDFAEIVPASALRAQNLDTVLDMIFKYLPYGPQFYDEDTITDQPERAIVAEIIREKALHALDDEIPHGIAVCIDRMKQRKGQNIMDIEATIVCERDSHKGIVIGKGGAMLKKIGSNARYEIERLLEEQVNLKLWVKVKKDWRDSDSMMKNFGYNKDEI; encoded by the coding sequence ATGAAAGAAAATTTTAAATCGGGATTTGTTACAATTATCGGCAGACCAAACGTTGGAAAATCAACGTTAATGAATCATCTGATTGGTCAGAAGATCGCAATCACATCCAATAAACCGCAGACCACCAGAAACCGTATCCAGACTGTCTATACGGATATGGAACGCGGACAGATCGTATTTTTGGACACGCCGGGAATCCATAAGGCAAAAAACAAGCTGGGTGAATATATGGTCAACACTGCAGAACACACTTTAAATGAAGTGGATGTGATCCTCTGGTTAGTAGAGCCGTCGAACTTTATCGGAGCAGGGGAACAGCATATCATCGAGCAGTTAAAAAAGACAAAAACACCTGTGATTCTTGTCATCAATAAGGTGGATACGGTCAGCCGTGACAAGATACTGGAATTTATCGATACTTACCGCAAAGTATATGATTTTGCCGAGATCGTTCCGGCGTCCGCCCTGCGCGCACAGAATCTCGATACCGTACTTGACATGATCTTTAAATATCTGCCGTACGGACCGCAGTTTTATGATGAGGACACAATCACAGACCAGCCGGAGCGCGCGATCGTTGCGGAGATCATCCGTGAAAAGGCACTTCATGCATTGGATGATGAGATCCCGCACGGAATCGCTGTCTGCATTGACCGCATGAAACAGCGGAAAGGACAGAACATCATGGACATTGAGGCGACAATCGTCTGCGAGAGGGATTCCCATAAGGGCATCGTGATTGGAAAAGGCGGGGCAATGTTAAAAAAGATCGGTTCAAACGCACGTTATGAGATCGAACGACTGTTAGAGGAACAGGTCAATTTAAAACTTTGGGTAAAAGTTAAAAAAGACTGGCGTGACAGCGATTCCATGATGAAGAATTTTGGTTATAACAAGGATGAGATCTAA
- a CDS encoding insulinase family protein, with amino-acid sequence MKLTDLEAYEILEQCPLRDLKSEGFILRHKKSGARVAVISNDDDNKVFYIGFRTPAEDSTGVPHIIEHTVLCGSDKYPVKDPFVELVKGSLNTFLNAITYPEKTIYPVASCNDTDFQNLMSVYMDAVFHPNIYKHQEIFKQEGWHYELESEDAPITINGVVYNEMKGAFSSADDVLQREILNSLFPDNTYSNESGGDPERIPDLTYEDYLDFHRRYYHPCNSYIYLYGNMDVAEKLRWMDEEYLSHYEEIELDSTVKAQKPFEKPVEITKKYPISSAEPEEDNTYLSYNLVVGDILDRKLYLAFDVLDYALLGAPGAPLKQALIDAGIGKDIVGGYDSSTMQPVFSIIAKNANSADKEKFLATIQDVLNRQVKDGVDKKALLAGISASEFRYREADFGQFPKGLLYGIQCLDSWLYDDMQPFMHVEALDTYRFLREQVETGYFETLIEKYLLHNPHASVVVIEPERGLNAKREETLAEKLAAYKDSLSKEEIKQLIADTKHLKQYQEEPSPKEDLAKIPMLKREDMKREAAPLYNTMKKYGDTTVVHHEMFSNGIDYLRILFDIRDMEIKDLPYVGILKYILGYMDTERYGFSELANEINIHTGGISASCGVYPHVKKTEDMQFMFELRVKTLASELPQAMDLLREIIMTTKISDEKRLREIIAQLRSRVEAAFDGSGHSVASMRALSYFSRAAYYQEATAGISFYELVADLDEHFNEKKDALIAQLEKMVQTIFVPERMIVSVVCEEADYQAVEAQIAFLLKNLYPSKKIVKERSLPELHLEKKNEGFMDASQVQYVARAGNYVRHGFSYHGALRILKVIMGYDYLWINVRVKGGAYGCMNSYMRNGDTYFVSYRDPNLKKTDEIYDGIPQYLADFKADEREMTKYIIGTISDMDTPMNPSAKGARSMTAYLQGLDFADIQKERDQVIGATDEDIRGLKDLIASVLEEKNLCVIGNEDNLKSQSDMFMQLKNLYE; translated from the coding sequence ATGAAACTGACTGATTTGGAAGCATACGAGATTTTAGAACAGTGCCCTTTGCGTGATTTGAAATCCGAAGGGTTTATTTTACGCCATAAAAAAAGCGGTGCAAGAGTTGCGGTAATTTCAAATGATGATGATAACAAGGTATTTTATATCGGGTTCCGTACGCCGGCAGAGGATTCCACAGGTGTACCACATATCATAGAACACACAGTATTGTGCGGTTCGGATAAATACCCGGTCAAGGATCCGTTTGTGGAACTGGTCAAGGGATCCTTAAATACATTTTTAAATGCGATCACTTATCCGGAGAAAACGATTTATCCGGTGGCAAGCTGCAACGATACGGATTTTCAGAATCTGATGAGTGTTTATATGGATGCGGTATTCCATCCGAATATTTATAAACATCAGGAGATTTTTAAACAGGAAGGCTGGCATTATGAGCTTGAGAGCGAAGATGCGCCGATTACGATCAACGGTGTTGTATATAATGAAATGAAAGGTGCTTTTTCGTCTGCAGATGATGTGCTGCAGCGGGAAATTTTAAATTCCCTGTTTCCGGATAACACTTACAGTAACGAGTCCGGCGGAGATCCGGAACGTATCCCGGATCTGACCTATGAGGATTACCTTGATTTTCACCGCAGATATTACCATCCGTGCAATTCCTATATTTACCTGTATGGAAATATGGATGTGGCAGAAAAACTCCGCTGGATGGATGAGGAATATTTAAGCCATTATGAGGAAATTGAACTTGACTCTACAGTAAAGGCACAGAAGCCATTTGAAAAACCAGTGGAGATCACGAAGAAATACCCAATCTCTTCCGCAGAACCGGAGGAAGATAATACCTATCTTTCTTATAATCTGGTTGTGGGGGACATTTTAGATAGAAAACTTTATCTGGCATTTGATGTGCTTGACTATGCATTGCTCGGTGCACCGGGGGCTCCGTTAAAACAGGCACTGATCGACGCGGGCATCGGAAAAGATATCGTTGGCGGTTATGACAGCAGTACCATGCAGCCGGTATTTTCCATCATTGCAAAAAATGCGAACAGTGCAGATAAAGAAAAGTTTCTTGCGACGATACAGGATGTGTTAAACCGTCAGGTAAAAGACGGCGTGGATAAGAAAGCACTGCTTGCCGGGATCAGTGCGTCAGAGTTCCGCTATCGTGAAGCGGATTTCGGACAATTCCCGAAGGGACTATTATACGGCATCCAGTGTTTGGACAGCTGGCTTTACGATGACATGCAGCCATTTATGCATGTGGAGGCATTAGATACTTACCGTTTCCTGCGGGAGCAGGTTGAGACCGGATATTTTGAAACATTGATTGAAAAATATCTGCTTCACAATCCGCATGCGTCGGTGGTTGTGATTGAGCCGGAGAGAGGTCTTAATGCAAAAAGAGAAGAGACACTGGCAGAGAAACTTGCTGCATATAAAGACAGCCTGAGTAAAGAGGAGATCAAGCAGCTTATCGCAGACACGAAACATTTAAAACAGTATCAGGAAGAGCCTTCACCAAAGGAAGATTTGGCAAAAATTCCGATGTTAAAACGTGAGGATATGAAACGTGAGGCGGCACCGCTTTACAATACGATGAAAAAATACGGTGACACGACGGTCGTACACCATGAGATGTTTTCAAATGGTATTGATTATCTGCGCATCCTCTTTGATATCCGTGATATGGAGATCAAAGATCTGCCGTATGTTGGAATTTTAAAATATATCCTTGGCTATATGGATACAGAGCGGTACGGATTTTCAGAACTGGCAAATGAGATCAACATCCACACCGGTGGAATATCCGCAAGCTGTGGTGTTTATCCGCATGTGAAGAAGACGGAGGATATGCAGTTTATGTTTGAACTGCGTGTAAAAACGCTTGCATCGGAGCTGCCCCAGGCGATGGATCTTTTGCGTGAGATCATAATGACGACAAAGATTTCTGATGAAAAGCGCCTGCGTGAGATCATTGCGCAGCTTCGTTCAAGGGTGGAGGCGGCATTTGACGGTTCCGGACATTCGGTAGCATCCATGCGTGCGCTGTCTTATTTCTCAAGAGCGGCATATTATCAGGAGGCAACCGCAGGCATTTCCTTCTATGAGCTGGTCGCTGATTTAGATGAACATTTTAATGAGAAAAAAGATGCACTGATCGCACAGCTTGAGAAAATGGTACAGACGATATTTGTACCGGAGCGCATGATCGTCAGTGTTGTCTGCGAAGAGGCAGATTATCAGGCGGTAGAAGCACAGATCGCTTTCCTGTTAAAAAATCTGTATCCGTCGAAGAAAATCGTGAAAGAGCGGAGTCTGCCAGAGCTTCATTTAGAAAAGAAAAATGAGGGATTTATGGATGCCTCCCAGGTGCAGTATGTGGCGAGAGCTGGTAACTATGTGCGCCACGGATTTTCGTATCACGGTGCATTGCGCATTTTAAAAGTCATTATGGGATATGATTATCTCTGGATCAATGTCCGTGTCAAGGGCGGAGCCTATGGATGTATGAACAGCTATATGCGGAATGGAGATACTTATTTTGTTTCCTACCGTGATCCGAACTTAAAGAAAACGGATGAGATCTATGACGGTATCCCGCAGTATCTTGCCGATTTTAAGGCGGACGAGCGTGAGATGACAAAATACATCATTGGTACGATCAGTGATATGGATACGCCGATGAATCCGAGTGCGAAGGGAGCACGTTCCATGACCGCATATTTACAGGGACTGGATTTTGCGGATATCCAGAAAGAGCGCGATCAGGTGATCGGTGCAACAGATGAGGATATCCGTGGCTTAAAGGATCTGATCGCATCCGTGCTGGAAGAAAAAAATCTCTGTGTCATCGGAAACGAAGATAACTTAAAGAGTCAGAGCGACATGTTTATGCAGCTGAAAAATTTATATGAATAA
- a CDS encoding glucosyltransferase domain-containing protein: MKTFTIGKKKIVLKEEWMVGFITTWIVGLLAHAYRFFNFLPIWDSIYNFTGVGSTYTLGRWFLGYAGLITSMFDLPWVNGAFSLFYISIVVILLTEMFEIKNKGMIVLCAAIFVSFPTVVSSFAYMYTADAYLLAFLLATLAVYLTWCVKKWGTIAGMVCLAFAMGIYQAYATVAIVLVLLYIIRQFVIEKLDFLEAVRKDLKYLGMLVGGAVLYAVILKITLIRYNITLPGYQGIGALGIMSLGQYKAALQKTLYHFRLILGMEHGVEKHVYSLLNAAALLLIGLILIYLLVRNQVYKKKMSMLASIAAVCLIPVGAYFINFTSPDVQYYTLMEMAVCLIYLLMIIMLLQLDWKTWISKILKGCGIFVLCGLVYYNVINCNIAYFNMNLSYHKSISIAEDVLQRIEQMDEFQNQHDKVVIMGDYNCATENLQIMMPSIMGISNDSFLNDSYHYTIIWNYCFGVQMEQASYDEMIGIIDTDEYKNMPVYPLKGCVDYINGVIVVRMQE, encoded by the coding sequence ATGAAAACATTTACAATCGGAAAAAAGAAAATTGTGTTGAAAGAAGAATGGATGGTCGGATTTATAACAACATGGATCGTTGGACTTTTGGCACATGCCTATCGTTTCTTTAATTTTCTTCCTATATGGGATAGTATTTATAATTTTACGGGAGTCGGTTCTACCTATACCCTGGGACGCTGGTTCTTAGGGTATGCAGGACTGATTACTTCGATGTTTGATCTTCCGTGGGTCAACGGTGCATTTTCTCTTTTTTATATCAGTATCGTTGTTATTTTACTCACTGAAATGTTTGAAATAAAAAATAAGGGAATGATCGTGCTTTGTGCGGCAATTTTTGTGTCCTTCCCGACCGTTGTGTCTTCTTTTGCTTATATGTATACGGCAGATGCGTATCTACTCGCATTTTTGCTGGCTACGCTTGCAGTTTATCTGACTTGGTGTGTCAAAAAGTGGGGAACGATAGCAGGAATGGTCTGTCTTGCATTTGCAATGGGGATTTATCAGGCATATGCAACGGTGGCAATCGTGTTGGTATTGCTTTATATTATCCGGCAGTTTGTCATTGAGAAACTTGACTTCTTAGAAGCAGTAAGAAAAGATTTAAAATATCTTGGAATGCTGGTCGGCGGAGCGGTACTGTATGCGGTTATTTTAAAGATCACATTGATCCGTTATAATATTACACTGCCAGGTTATCAGGGAATCGGTGCTTTGGGGATTATGTCGTTAGGACAGTATAAAGCAGCACTGCAAAAGACACTGTATCATTTCAGGCTGATCCTTGGAATGGAACATGGTGTGGAAAAACACGTTTATTCCTTATTAAATGCAGCGGCATTGTTGCTGATCGGACTGATCTTAATATATCTTTTAGTACGCAATCAGGTTTATAAGAAAAAAATGTCAATGTTAGCCTCCATTGCAGCTGTCTGCCTGATCCCGGTTGGAGCATACTTTATCAACTTTACTTCACCGGACGTGCAGTATTATACGCTGATGGAAATGGCTGTCTGCCTGATCTATCTGCTTATGATCATTATGTTGTTGCAGTTAGACTGGAAAACCTGGATCTCAAAGATACTGAAGGGATGCGGTATTTTTGTGCTTTGTGGACTGGTGTATTATAATGTGATTAACTGTAACATTGCATATTTTAATATGAATCTGAGCTATCATAAATCCATTTCTATCGCAGAGGATGTTTTGCAGCGTATCGAGCAGATGGATGAGTTTCAGAACCAGCATGATAAGGTCGTTATCATGGGTGATTATAATTGTGCAACAGAGAATCTCCAGATTATGATGCCGAGCATTATGGGAATCAGCAATGACTCATTTCTGAATGATTCTTACCATTACACTATTATCTGGAATTATTGTTTTGGAGTCCAGATGGAACAGGCATCCTACGATGAAATGATAGGAATCATAGATACAGATGAATATAAAAATATGCCTGTTTACCCATTAAAGGGGTGTGTAGATTATATCAATGGAGTCATTGTGGTTAGAATGCAGGAATAG
- a CDS encoding cold-shock protein, giving the protein MQQGTVKWFNAKKGYGFISDEQGNDVFVHFSALNMDGFKELKDGERVEFEVTEGEKGPQAANVSRIA; this is encoded by the coding sequence ATGCAGCAGGGAACTGTAAAATGGTTTAATGCCAAAAAAGGTTATGGATTTATTTCGGACGAGCAGGGAAATGACGTATTCGTACATTTTTCCGCATTGAACATGGATGGATTTAAAGAGTTAAAAGACGGTGAACGTGTTGAGTTCGAGGTTACCGAAGGAGAAAAAGGTCCTCAGGCTGCCAATGTAAGCCGTATCGCATAA
- a CDS encoding glycine--tRNA ligase: MEKSMDKIVALAKSRGFVYPGSEIYGGLANTWDYGNLGVELKNNVKRAWWQKFIQENPYNVGVDCAILMNPQTWVASGHLGGFSDPLMDCKECHERFRADKIIEDFAEEKKIELKSSVDGWTQEEMRDFIEENQVPCPTCGKHNFTDIRQFNLMFKTFQGVTEDAKNTVYLRPETAQGIFVNFKNVQRTSRKKIPFGIGQVGKSFRNEITPGNFTFRTREFEQMELEFFCEPGTDLEWFQYWRGFCRDWLISLGIKEDEMRLRDHDPAELAFYSKGTTDIEFLFPFGWGELWGIADRTDYDLGRHQETSGQDLTYFDDEKNERYLPYVIEPSLGADRVVLAFLCAAYDEENIGTEEKPDMRTVLHFHPALAPVKIGVLPLSKKLNEGAEKVFAQLSHKYNCEFDDRGNIGKRYRRQDEIGTPFCVTYDFESENDGAVTVRDRDTMEQERIKIEDLDAYFAEKFNW, from the coding sequence ATGGAAAAATCAATGGACAAAATTGTAGCACTGGCAAAATCAAGAGGATTCGTTTATCCGGGATCTGAGATTTACGGCGGTCTTGCAAATACATGGGATTATGGTAATCTCGGCGTTGAGTTAAAGAACAATGTAAAAAGAGCATGGTGGCAGAAATTTATTCAGGAGAACCCATACAATGTTGGTGTGGACTGTGCGATCTTAATGAACCCGCAGACATGGGTTGCATCCGGACATCTTGGAGGATTTTCTGATCCTTTAATGGATTGTAAAGAATGTCACGAGCGTTTCCGTGCAGACAAGATCATCGAGGATTTTGCGGAAGAGAAAAAAATTGAGTTAAAGAGTTCCGTAGACGGCTGGACACAGGAAGAGATGCGTGATTTCATCGAAGAAAATCAGGTTCCATGTCCGACCTGCGGCAAACATAACTTTACAGATATCCGTCAGTTTAACCTGATGTTTAAGACATTCCAGGGGGTTACTGAAGATGCAAAAAATACCGTATACTTAAGACCGGAGACAGCACAGGGTATTTTCGTTAACTTTAAAAATGTACAGAGAACATCCCGCAAAAAGATCCCGTTCGGTATCGGACAGGTCGGAAAATCTTTCCGTAACGAGATCACACCGGGTAACTTTACATTCCGTACCAGAGAGTTTGAGCAGATGGAGCTTGAGTTTTTCTGTGAGCCTGGCACTGATTTAGAGTGGTTCCAGTACTGGAGAGGCTTCTGTCGTGACTGGCTGATCTCCCTTGGAATCAAAGAGGATGAGATGCGTCTGCGTGACCATGATCCGGCTGAACTTGCATTTTACAGCAAGGGAACAACCGATATCGAGTTCTTATTCCCGTTCGGATGGGGCGAGCTCTGGGGTATCGCTGACAGAACTGATTATGACCTTGGACGCCATCAGGAGACTTCCGGTCAGGATCTTACTTATTTTGATGATGAGAAGAATGAAAGATATCTTCCGTATGTCATCGAGCCTTCACTCGGTGCAGACCGTGTTGTTTTAGCATTCTTATGTGCTGCTTACGATGAGGAGAATATCGGAACCGAAGAAAAACCGGATATGAGAACAGTTCTTCATTTCCACCCGGCTTTAGCTCCGGTTAAGATCGGTGTGCTTCCATTATCCAAGAAGTTAAATGAAGGCGCAGAAAAGGTATTTGCACAGCTTTCACACAAATACAACTGTGAATTTGATGATAGAGGAAATATCGGAAAACGTTACAGAAGACAGGATGAGATCGGTACTCCGTTCTGCGTAACTTACGATTTCGAATCTGAAAATGACGGTGCGGTAACGGTTCGTGACCGTGATACCATGGAGCAGGAGCGTATTAAGATTGAAGATCTGGATGCTTATTTCGCAGAGAAGTTTAATTGGTAG